Sequence from the Pseudophaeobacter arcticus DSM 23566 genome:
GTCCAGCACCCGGCCATGCACGATGATGCGCTCACCAATGGGGCTTTGATCTGGCTGGGCATAGTTGGACAGCAGATCGTTGTCGATCGGCGTCAGGTCGCCGTGACCAAAGCGTGGCCCGGTGATCTCGCTGGGGGTGTTCTCCAGGCTGATCAGCGACAGCTTGGGCGAGCGCGCCACAGAGGTCTTGTAGTCCTTGTCATAGGCCGGGGGGTGCCAGCGCCGGTCGCGTTGGTAAAACTCACCCTGTTTTGCTGGTGTATTGGTCATAGTGGTCTTCCTCCTCAGGCCTTGGCTGCGTCGGCGTCGGCTTCCATTTCCGCATAGGTTTGTTTGGCTAGTTTTAGCGCATGATTGGCGCGCGGCACGCCGGCATAGATCGCCACATGCTGGAAGGCCTCCAACACATCGCTTTTGCTGGCGCCAGTGCGGGCCGTGGCGCGGATATGCATGGGGATCTCGTCAAAGTTGCCCAGTGCGGCCAGCAGGGCCAGGGTCAACATCGAGCGTTCACGCGGCGCAATTGCATCCGACGACCAGACCGTGCCCCAGGCCCCTTCGGTGATCAGGGTCTGAAAGGCCTCGTCCATATCGGTCTTGGCTTCCTCGGCGCGGTCCACATGGGCGTCTCCCAGAACTGCGCGACGGGTCACCATGCCCTGGTTGTATCTGTCGTTGCTCATCTGATGCAGTCCTCTGCTTGGTAGCTTGTGAGGAGTATCACATATCAAAATTGTGCTGTATAATGCGAATTTCCACATGTTTGCATTGCGAAAATGATATGCGTTTATCGGCCCATCTGAAACTGCGTCATCTCGAAGTCTTTGTCGAAGTGGCGCGCCAGACCAGTGTGACCCAGGCGGCAGAGGCGCTGGGCATGACCCAGCCTGCCGTCACCCGCGCCCTGCGCGAGCTGGAGGCGGTCTGCGGCAAACCTCTGGTGGAGCGTCATGGTCGGGGCATTCGTCTGTCGCCCTATGGGGAGATGTTTCGCCACCACGCG
This genomic interval carries:
- the pcaC gene encoding 4-carboxymuconolactone decarboxylase, with the protein product MSNDRYNQGMVTRRAVLGDAHVDRAEEAKTDMDEAFQTLITEGAWGTVWSSDAIAPRERSMLTLALLAALGNFDEIPMHIRATARTGASKSDVLEAFQHVAIYAGVPRANHALKLAKQTYAEMEADADAAKA